Proteins from one Romboutsia sp. CE17 genomic window:
- the dapD gene encoding 2,3,4,5-tetrahydropyridine-2,6-dicarboxylate N-acetyltransferase: MINLNDAYEIARFIKEADKQTPVKIYVSGKLLNFKKNDKFKVFGSNGSYTLIGDYKTIMKELEPKQNHIDDIHIDYDRRNSAIPLYNYLHEDARIEPGAIIRDMVTIGKNAVIMMGAIVNIGAVIGEGSMVDMNAVIGARGIIGKNVHLGACSVIAGVLEPPSATPVVIEDDVMIGANCVILEGVKVGKGAVVAAGSVVTKDVEPNAVVAGSPAKVIKFKDEKTTSKTIIMNDLRELD, encoded by the coding sequence ATGATAAATTTAAATGATGCTTATGAAATAGCTAGATTTATAAAAGAAGCTGACAAACAAACACCAGTTAAGATTTATGTATCTGGAAAGCTTTTAAATTTTAAGAAAAATGATAAATTTAAGGTATTTGGATCTAATGGTTCATATACTTTAATTGGAGATTACAAAACAATAATGAAAGAACTTGAACCAAAACAAAATCATATTGACGATATTCATATTGACTATGATAGAAGAAACTCAGCAATTCCTCTATATAACTACTTACATGAAGATGCAAGAATAGAACCTGGTGCCATAATAAGAGATATGGTTACTATTGGTAAAAATGCTGTAATTATGATGGGAGCTATCGTTAATATCGGTGCTGTTATTGGTGAAGGATCTATGGTGGATATGAATGCAGTAATAGGAGCTCGAGGAATAATAGGTAAAAATGTTCACTTAGGAGCTTGTTCTGTTATTGCTGGTGTTTTAGAGCCACCTTCTGCTACTCCTGTTGTCATAGAAGATGACGTTATGATAGGAGCAAATTGTGTTATTTTAGAAGGAGTTAAAGTTGGAAAAGGTGCTGTTGTAGCAGCTGGATCAGTAGTAACTAAAGATGTTGAACCAAATGCTGTAGTAGCGGGGTCTCCTGCTAAGGTAATTAAGTTTAAAGACGAAAAAACGACTTCTAAAACTATAATAATGAATGATCTTAGAGAACTTGATTAG
- the dapB gene encoding 4-hydroxy-tetrahydrodipicolinate reductase, whose product MLKVIINGCSGKMGRVLAKCVIEDPELELICGVSSNNTDDLNFKTYTNFNDIKEVADVIIDFSHHSALNEVLRYSVDTKTPLVIATTGYNDDELNKIYEASKVIPLFHSYNMSLGVNILLRLVKQAAKVLNDFDIEVIEKHHNKKVDAPSGTAVMIANAIKEVLPNVENNYGRYGREAKRKENEIGIHAIRGGTIVGEHDVIFAGHDEIVEIKHTAQSKDIFAKGSIVAAKFLVSQKPGYYNMDNMF is encoded by the coding sequence ATGTTAAAAGTTATAATAAATGGATGTAGTGGAAAAATGGGTAGAGTTTTAGCTAAGTGTGTTATTGAAGATCCAGAATTAGAATTAATTTGCGGTGTTTCTTCTAATAACACTGATGATTTAAACTTTAAAACTTATACCAATTTTAATGATATAAAAGAAGTTGCTGATGTAATTATAGATTTTTCTCATCATTCAGCTTTAAATGAAGTTTTAAGATATAGTGTGGATACTAAAACTCCATTAGTTATAGCTACAACTGGATATAATGATGATGAATTAAATAAAATTTATGAAGCTTCTAAAGTTATACCTCTATTCCATTCTTATAATATGTCTTTAGGAGTAAATATTTTATTAAGATTAGTAAAACAAGCAGCTAAAGTATTAAATGATTTTGATATAGAGGTTATAGAAAAACATCACAATAAAAAAGTAGATGCACCAAGTGGCACTGCTGTTATGATAGCTAATGCTATTAAAGAAGTTCTACCTAATGTTGAAAACAATTATGGTAGATATGGTCGTGAGGCTAAAAGAAAAGAAAATGAAATAGGTATCCATGCTATAAGAGGTGGCACTATAGTCGGTGAACATGATGTTATTTTTGCAGGTCATGATGAGATAGTTGAAATTAAACATACTGCTCAATCTAAAGATATATTTGCTAAAGGCTCTATTGTTGCTGCTAAGTTCTTAGTTTCACAAAAGCCTGGATACTATAATATGGATAATATGTTTTAA
- the dapA gene encoding 4-hydroxy-tetrahydrodipicolinate synthase, which translates to MIFKGSGVALITPFNEDGKVNFEKLGELVEFHIENNTDAIIACGTTGEASTLDDEEHLAVIKYVIDKVNKRIPVIAGTGGNDTNHSIYMSQQAEKLGTDALLVITPYYNKGNKSGIKKHFEAIAASVKIPIIMYNVPGRTCVNMSPSLVAELAKLDNIVAIKEASGDLAQVAEIARLVPDDFAIYSGNDDSILPLLSLGGHGVISVLANICPKETHDLVYKFFEGDLEISRKLQLEMKPLIDALFIEVNPVPVKTAANLLGFDVGNLRLPLAEMDSKNIEVLQRELINWGLKVQEGTC; encoded by the coding sequence ATGATATTTAAAGGGTCTGGTGTTGCATTAATAACTCCATTTAATGAAGATGGTAAAGTTAATTTTGAAAAATTAGGTGAATTAGTTGAGTTTCATATAGAAAATAATACAGACGCTATAATCGCTTGTGGCACTACTGGTGAGGCTAGTACTCTTGATGACGAAGAGCATCTTGCTGTTATTAAATATGTTATAGATAAAGTTAACAAAAGAATACCAGTTATAGCTGGTACTGGTGGTAATGACACTAACCACTCTATTTATATGAGTCAACAAGCTGAGAAACTTGGAACAGATGCACTATTAGTTATAACTCCTTATTATAATAAGGGTAATAAATCAGGCATAAAAAAACACTTTGAAGCTATAGCTGCTAGTGTCAAAATACCTATAATAATGTATAACGTTCCTGGAAGAACTTGTGTAAATATGTCACCTTCACTAGTAGCTGAACTTGCAAAACTAGATAATATAGTTGCTATAAAAGAGGCAAGTGGGGATTTAGCCCAAGTTGCAGAGATAGCTAGATTAGTTCCAGATGATTTTGCTATTTATTCAGGTAATGATGATAGCATACTCCCTTTATTATCACTAGGAGGCCATGGAGTAATCTCTGTTCTTGCTAATATTTGTCCGAAAGAAACTCATGATTTAGTATATAAATTCTTTGAAGGTGATTTAGAAATTTCTAGAAAGTTACAACTTGAAATGAAACCTTTAATAGATGCTTTATTTATAGAAGTAAACCCAGTCCCTGTAAAAACTGCTGCTAATTTATTAGGTTTTGATGTTGGAAATTTAAGGTTACCATTAGCTGAAATGGATTCTAAAAATATAGAAGTTCTGCAAAGAGAATTGATCAACTGGGGTTTAAAGGTACAGGAGGGAACATGTTAA
- a CDS encoding aspartate-semialdehyde dehydrogenase, with translation MKKINLAIVGATGMVGRTFLKVLEERNFPIENLYLFSSARSAGSVVKFAGKDCVIEELTENSFDRDIQIALFSAGGSISEKFAPIAASKGVLVIDNSSQWRMDPNVPLVVPEVNPDAIKEHKGIIANPNCSTIQAVVPLKPLHEKYKIKRVIYSTYQAVSGSGLKGVKDLEDGIKGEPNNFYPHPIAYNCLPHIDVFTDNGYTKEEIKMINETMKIFNDYDIKVTATTVRVPVKNCHSESINVELEKPFELSSIVNDLKNMDGVVVVDNPDKLEYPTAVDTNGHNEVFVGRIRRDFSVDNGINFWCVADNIRKGAATNAVQIAELVLKYNLV, from the coding sequence ATGAAAAAAATAAATTTAGCAATAGTTGGTGCTACTGGCATGGTTGGGAGAACTTTTTTAAAAGTATTAGAAGAAAGAAACTTTCCAATAGAAAATCTTTATTTATTCTCTTCTGCTAGATCAGCAGGTTCTGTAGTAAAGTTTGCAGGAAAAGATTGTGTAATAGAAGAGTTAACAGAAAACTCATTTGATAGAGATATACAAATAGCGCTATTCTCTGCAGGAGGTTCTATAAGTGAAAAATTCGCTCCTATTGCAGCATCTAAAGGAGTATTAGTTATCGATAATTCTAGCCAATGGAGAATGGATCCTAACGTTCCATTAGTTGTTCCAGAGGTTAATCCCGATGCAATTAAAGAACATAAAGGAATTATAGCCAACCCAAATTGTTCTACAATTCAAGCCGTAGTTCCATTAAAACCACTTCATGAGAAATATAAAATAAAAAGAGTTATATATTCTACGTACCAAGCTGTTTCAGGATCTGGTCTTAAAGGAGTTAAAGACTTAGAAGATGGCATAAAAGGTGAACCTAACAACTTCTATCCTCATCCTATTGCATATAACTGTCTACCTCATATAGATGTATTTACCGATAATGGTTATACAAAGGAAGAAATAAAAATGATAAATGAAACTATGAAAATTTTCAATGACTATGATATAAAAGTTACTGCTACTACAGTTAGGGTTCCAGTCAAAAACTGTCATAGTGAATCTATAAATGTTGAGCTTGAAAAACCATTTGAACTTTCATCTATTGTTAATGATTTAAAAAATATGGATGGTGTTGTAGTTGTAGATAACCCTGATAAACTTGAATATCCTACAGCAGTTGATACTAACGGTCATAATGAAGTTTTTGTAGGAAGAATAAGAAGAGATTTTAGTGTAGATAATGGAATAAACTTCTGGTGTGTTGCGGATAACATAAGAAAGGGTGCTGCAACTAATGCAGTTCAGATAGCTGAGTTAGTATTAAAATATAATTTAGTTTAG